Proteins from one Nicotiana tabacum cultivar K326 chromosome 23, ASM71507v2, whole genome shotgun sequence genomic window:
- the LOC107772580 gene encoding subtilisin-like protease, whose translation MAQYRSTLTIIGITFLFSSFTTNANERLVDEKPKGEQSNSQVYIVHCEFPDGDRTTRYQDLDSWYLSFLPATTSDSSREVPRLIYSYRNVLTGFAAKLSPDDLKEMEKKEGFISARPEKQLDLYTTHSLNFLGLHQNMGFWNDSNYGKGVIIGVIDTGIFPDHPSFSDGGMPPPPAKWKGKCEFNVTKCNNKLIGARYFQSSGNGSPWDENGHGTHTASTAAGNFVPGANIFGNANGTAAGVAPLAHVAIYKVCSYIYCSESDILAAMDMAIEDGVDVLSLSLGGVAYNFYEDVIAVGAFSAMEKGIFVSCAAGNSGPSSFSTSNEAPWILTVGASTIDRKIKAAAVLGNNEEYDGESAFQPSDFLPTLLPLAYPGSNESDIWAKYCNPTSLNNTNVTGKIVLCEVGITSRVSKGEAVKAAGGAAMIIMNTESLANTTLAEAHVLPATHVSYADGLKIKEYINSTLVPTATIVFNGTIIGDDRAPVVAGFSSRGPSYASPGILKPDIIGPGVNILAAWCVSLENNTNTNSMFNMISGTSMSCPHLSGVAALLKSVHPDWSPAAIKSAIMTTADVLNLGLNFIEDETYLPAGVFATGAGHVNPSKANDPGLIYDIEPADYVSYLCGLNYTKRQVGIFLQRKVNCSEITSILEGQLNYPSFSIKLSADSAAQTYSRNVTNVGQANSTYSVEVDSPPGVDVKVEPITLAFSEVNQKLSYQVTFTPLPSNPSFGYYQGSLKWISDKHIVRSPISVRFSFF comes from the coding sequence ATGGCTCAATACAGGTCAACTCTCACTATAATTGGCATAacttttctcttctcttccttcaCCACTAATGCAAATGAACGCCTTGTTGATGAAAAGCCTAaaggagaacaaagcaattcacaAGTCTATATAGTTCACTGTGAGTTCCCTGATGGCGACAGGACTACCAGATATCAAGATTTAGATAGCTGGTATCTTTCTTTCTTACCTGCAACAACCTCAGATAGCTCCCGTGAGGTGCCACGTTTGATCTATTCCTATCGAAACGTTCTAACAGGTTTTGCAGCTAAATTATCACCAGATGATCTCAAGGAAATGGAGAAAAAGGAAGGATTTATTTCTGCCCGCCCCGAAAAGCAACTTGATTTGTACACCACACATAGTCTCAATTTCTTGGGACTGCACCAGAATATGGGGTTCTGGAATGACTCAAATTATGGAAAAGGTGTGATCATTGGTGTCATTGACACTGGAATTTTCCCGGACCACCCTTCGTTTAGCGACGGTGGGATGCCACCACCCCCTGCTAAATGGAAGGGTAAGTGTGAATTTAATGTTACAAAGTGTAACAACAAGCTCATTGGAGCGAGGTACTTCCAGTCCTCGGGGAACGGGTCACCATGGGACGAAAATGGACATGGTACGCACACTGCTAGCACGGCTGCTGGAAATTTCGTGCCAGGTGCTAATATATTTGGGAATGCTAATGGCACTGCAGCGGGCGTTGCACCTCTAGCTCATGTTGCTATTTATAAAGTGTGCTCTTATATCTATTGTTCTGAAAGTGACATTTTGGCTGCAATGGATATGGCTATTGAAGATGGTGTCGATGTGCTTTCGCTTTCCCTTGGAGGTGTTGCTTATAATTTCTATGAAGACGTCATTGCAGTTGGTGCCTTTAGTGCAATGGAAAAGGGGATCTTTGTTAGTTGTGCTGCTGGAAATTCAGGACCATCCAGTTTTTCGACATCTAATGAAGCGCCCTGGATTTTAACAGTTGGTGCAAGTACCATCGACAGGAAAATTAAGGCTGCTGCTGTGCTTGGAAACAACGAAGAATACGATGGAGAATCAGCTTTTCAACCTAGTGACTTTCTTCCAACACTGTTGCCTCTTGCCTATCCGGGGAGCAATGAAAGTGACATTTGGGCTAAATATTGTAACCCTACTTCGCTGAACAACACAAATGTCACGGGAAAGATAGTGTTGTGTGAGGTTGGTATAACATCACGAGTTTCTAAAGGAGAAGCAGTGAAGGCGGCAGGTGGTGCTGCCATGATAATTATGAATACAGAAAGCCTGGCTAACACAACATTAGCCGAGGCTCATGTCCTTCCGGCGACACACGTTAGCTATGCAGATGGTCTAAAAATCAAAGAGTATATAAACTCAACATTAGTCCCTACTGCAACAATAGTATTCAATGGAACTATAATCGGAGATGATCGTGCTCCAGTGGTTGCTGGATTTTCTTCCAGGGGTCCAAGTTATGCAAGTCCCGGAATTCTAAAACCGGACATTATTGGTCCTGGTGTTAACATCCTAGCAGCTTGGTGTGTTTCCTTAGAaaacaacacaaacacaaactcTATGTTTAACATGATTTCAGGTACCTCTATGTCTTGTCCCCATCTCAGTGGCGTTGCAGCGCTGCTAAAAAGTGTTCACCCTGATTGGTCTCCAGCTGCAATTAAGTCAGCAATTATGACAACAGCTGATGTCTTAAATCTCGGATTGAACTTCATCGAGGATGAAACGTACCTTCCAGCTGGTGTTTTTGCCACAGGTGCAGGCCACGTTAATCCATCAAAAGCAAATGATCCCGGCCTGATATATGACATAGAACCAGCCGATTACGTATCTTACCTATGTGGTTTGAATTACACAAAAAGACAAGTTGGGATCTTTTTGCAGCGTAAAGTTAACTGTTCAGAGATAACTAGCATCTTAGAAGGTCAACTAAATTATCCATCATTTTCGATTAAACTCAGTGCCGACTCAGCAGCTCAAACATATTCAAGAAACGTGACGAACGTAGGACAAGCCAACTCAACATACAGTGTTGAAGTTGATTCACCACCGGGCGTTGATGTGAAAGTTGAGCCAATTACACTTGCATTTTCAGAGGTGAACCAGAAATTGAGCTATCAAGTGACGTTTACACCTTTGCCTAGTAATCCAAGTTTCGGTTATTATCAGGGATCCCTCAAATGGATTTCTGACAAACACATTGTTAGGAGTCCAATTTCTGTGAGATTCAGCTTTTTCTGA
- the LOC107772579 gene encoding subtilisin-like protease has protein sequence MAQFRSILTIIGLIFLFSSFTANANEHPVDERPEEEQSNSQVYIVHCEFPDREGASRYQDLDSWYLSFLPATTSDGSREEPRLIYSYRNVLTGFAAKLYPDDLKEMEKREGFISARPERQLDLYTTHSLNFLGLHQNMGFWNDSNYGKGVIIGVIDTGIFPDHPSFSDDGMPPPPAKWKGKCEFNVTKCNKKLIGARYFLSSGNGSPWDENGHGTHTASTAAGNFVPGANIFGNANGTAAGVAPLAHVAIYKVCSGITCSESDTLAAMDMAIEDGVDVLSLSLGRLTNNFYSDNIALGAFSAMEKGIFVSCAAGNSGPSSFSTANEAPWILTVGASTIDRKIKATAVLGNSEEFDGESAFQPSDFPPTLLPLAYPGSNASDSDAKYCTPTSLNNTNVMGKIVLCEVGKTTRVDKGKVVKAAGGAAMILMNTETLANTTLAEAHVLPVTHVTYADGIKIIEYINSTLIPTATIVFKGTIIGDDRAPVVAGFSSRGPNYASPGILKPDIIGPGVNILAAWHVSLENNTNTNSNFNMISGTSMSCPHLSGVATLLKSSHLDWSPAAIKSAIMTTADVLNLGLSSIEDQTYLPASVFATGAGHVNPSKANDPGLIYDIEPADYIAYLCGLNYTDRQVGIFLQRKFKCSAITSILEGQLNYPSFSIQVRSNSTAQTYSRNVMNVGQANSTYSVEIDSPPGVDVKVEPTTLAFSEVNQKLSYQVTFTPLATRPSTSSNQGSLRWISEKHIVRSPIAVRFFFF, from the coding sequence ATGGCTCAATTCAGGTCAATTCTCACAATAATTGGCCTTATTTTTCTGTTCTCTTCATTTACCGCTAATGCAAATGAACACCCTGTAGATGAAAGGCCTGAagaagaacaaagcaattcacAAGTCTATATTGTTCATTGTGAGTTCCCTGATCGTGAAGGCGCTAGCAGATATCAAGATTTAGATAGCTGGTACCTTTCTTTCTTGCCTGCAACAACCTCAGATGGCTCTCGTGAGGAGCCACGATTGATTTATTCTTATCGAAATGTTCTAACAGGTTTTGCAGCTAAGTTATATCCAGATGATCTCAAGGAAATGGAGAAAAGGGAAGGATTTATTTCTGCCCGCCCCGAAAGGCAACTTGATTTGTACACTACACATAGTCTCAACTTCTTGGGGTTGCACCAGAACATGGGGTTCTGGAATGACTCAAATTATGGGAAAGGTGTGATTATTGGTGTCATTGACACGGGAATTTTCCCGGACCACCCTTCGTTTAGTGACGATGGGATGCCCCCACCCCCTGCTAAATGGAAGGGTAAGTGTGAATTTAATGTCACAAAGTGTAACAAGAAGCTCATTGGAGCGAGGTACTTCCTGTCCTCAGGGAATGGGTCACCATGGGACGAAAATGGACATGGTACACACACTGCTAGCACAGCTGCTGGAAATTTCGTGCCAGGAGCTAATATATTTGGCAATGCTAATGGAACTGCAGCAGGCGTTGCACCTCTAGCTCATGTTGCCATTTACAAAGTGTGCTCAGGTATCACTTGTTCTGAAAGTGACACTTTAGCTGCAATGGATATGGCAATAGAAGATGGTGTCGACGTGCTTTCGCTTTCCCTTGGTAGACTTACTAATAATTTCTATTCTGACAACATTGCGCTTGGTGCATTTAGTGCAATGGAAAAGGGGATCTTTGTCAGTTGTGCTGCTGGAAATTCAGGACCATCCAGTTTTTCAACGGCTAATGAAGCGCCCTGGATTTTAACAGTTGGTGCAAGTACCATTGACAGGAAAATTAAAGCTACTGCTGTGCTTGGAAACAGTGAAGAATTCGATGGAGAATCAGCTTTTCAACCTAGTGACTTTCCTCCAACACTGTTGCCTCTTGCCTATCCTGGAAGCAATGCTAGTGACTCTGATGCTAAGTATTGTACCCCTACTTCGCTGAACAACACGAATGTCATGGGAAAGATAGTGTTGTGTGAGGTTGGTAAAACTACGCGAGTTGACAAAGGAAAAGTAGTGAAGGCAGCTGGTGGTGCTGCCATGATTCTTATGAATACAGAAACCCTGGCTAACACAACGTTAGCCGAGGCACATGTCCTTCCGGTGACACACGTTACCTATGCAGATGGTATAAAAATCATAGAGTATATAAACTCAACATTAATCCCTACTGCAACAATAGTATTCAAGGGAACTATAATCGGAGATGATCGTGCTCCTGTGGTTGCTGGTTTTTCTTCCAGGGGTCCAAATTATGCAAGTCCTGGAATTCTAAAACCGGATATTATTGGTCCTGGTGTTAACATCCTAGCAGCTTGGCATGTTTCCTTGGAAAACAACACGAACACGAACTCTAATTTCAACATGATTTCAGGTACCTCAATGTCTTGTCCTCATCTCAGTGGCGTTGCAACGCTGCTAAAAAGTAGTCACCTTGATTGGTCTCCAGCTGCAATTAAGTCAGCAATTATGACAACAGCCGATGTCTTAAACCTCGGATTGAGCTCCATCGAGGATCAAACATACCTTCCAGCTAGCGTCTTCGCCACAGGTGCAGGGCACGTTAATCCATCAAAAGCAAATGATCCCGGCCTGATATATGACATTGAACCAGCCGATTACATAGCTTATCTATGTGGCCTAAATTACACGGATAGACAAGTTGGGATCTTTTTGCAGCGCAAATTTAAATGTTCAGCAATAACTAGCATCTTAGAAGGTCAACTAAATTATCCATCATTTTCGATCCAAGTCAGAAGCAACTCAACAGCTCAAACATATTCAAGAAATGTGATGAACGTAGGACAAGCCAACTCAACATACAGTGTTGAAATTGATTCGCCACCGGGCGTTGATGTGAAAGTTGAGCCAACTACACTTGCTTTTTCAGAGGTGAACCAAAAGTTGAGCTATCAAGTGACGTTCACACCTTTGGCTACTAGACCAAGTACCAGTTCTAATCAGGGATCTCTCAGATGGATTTCTGAAAAGCATATTGTTAGGAGCCCAATTGCTGttcgatttttctttttttaa
- the LOC107772581 gene encoding subtilisin-like protease — MVQYRSILTIIGITFLFSSFTTNANERPVDEKPKEKQSNSQVYIVNCEFPDGDRATGYQDLESWYLSFLPATTSDSSREAPRLIYSYRNVLTGFAAKLSPDDLKEMEKKEGFITARPEKQLDLYTTHSLNFLGLHQNMGFWNDSNYGKGVIIGVIDTGIFPDHPSFSDEGMPLPPAKWKGKCEFNVPKCNNKLIGARYFQSSGNGTPLDEDGHGTHTASTAAGNFVPGANIFGNANGTAAGVAPLAHVAIYKVCSPTTCSESDILAAMDMAIQDGVDVLSLSLGGITYNFYEDVVAVGAFSAMERGIFVSCAAGNSGPSSFSLSNEAPWILTVGASTIDRKIKATAVLGNNEEYDGESAFQPSDFPSTLLPLAYPGNDASDSYAKFCTPDSLKNINVMGKIVLCEVGNITRVNKGKAVKAAGGVAMILMNTELLANTTSAEAHVLPVTHVSYADGLKIKEYINSTLIPTATIVFKGTVVGDDRAPVVAGFSSRGPNYASPGILKPDIIGPGVNILAAWHISLENNINTNSYFNMISGTSMSCPHLSGVAALLKSVHPDWSPAAIKSAIMTTADILNLGLDFIEDQTYNPASVLATGSGHVNPSKANDPGLIYDIEPVDYVPYLCGLNYTDVQVGIILNRKVRCSEITSILEGELNYPSFSIQVSVSSTAQIYSRTVTNVGQANSIYSVEIDSPLGVDVKVEPTTLVFSEVNQKLNYQVTFTPSGTIPSTSYNQGSLKWISDKHIVRSPIAVRFLFF; from the coding sequence ATGGTTCAATACAGGTCAATTCTCACTATAATTGGCATTACTTTTCTCTTCTCTTCATTCACCACTAATGCAAATGAACGCCCTGTTGATGAAAAGCCTAAAGAAAAACAAAGCAATTCACAAGTCTATATTGTTAATTGTGAGTTCCCTGATGGCGATAGGGCAACCGGATATCAAGATTTAGAAAGCTGGTATCTTTCTTTCTTGCCTGCAACAACCTCAGATAGCTCTCGTGAGGCGCCACGATTGATCTATTCCTATCGAAACGTTCTAACAGGTTTTGCAGCTAAGTTATCTCCAGATGATCTTAAGGAAATGGAGAAAAAGGAAGGATTTATTACTGCCCGCCCCGAAAAGCAACTTGATTTGTACACTACACATAGTCTCAATTTCTTGGGATTGCACCAGAACATGGGGTTCTGGAATGACTCAAATTATGGAAAAGGTGTGATCATTGGTGTCATTGACACGGGAATTTTCCCGGACCACCCTTCGTTTAGCGACGAAGGGATGCCCCTACCCCCTGCTAAATGGAAGGGTAAGTGTGAATTTAATGTCCCAAAGTGTAACAACAAGCTCATTGGCGCGAGGTACTTTCAGTCCTCCGGGAACGGGACACCACTGGACGAAGATGGACATGGTACGCACACTGCTAGCACGGCTGCTGGAAATTTTGTGCCAGGTGCTAATATATTTGGGAATGCTAATGGAACTGCAGCGGGCGTTGCACCTCTAGCTCATGTTGCTATTTACAAAGTGTGCTCCCCTACCACTTGTTCTGAAAGTGATATTTTGGCTGCAATGGATATGGCTATTCAAGATGGTGTCGATGTGCTTTCGCTTTCCCTTGGAGGTATTACTTATAATTTCTATGAAGACGTCGTTGCAGTTGGTGCATTTAGTGCAATGGAAAGGGGAATCTTTGTTAGTTGTGCTGCTGGAAATTCAGGACCATCCAGTTTTTCACTTTCTAATGAAGCGCCATGGATTTTAACAGTTGGTGCAAGTACGATAGACAGGAAAATTAAGGCTACTGCTGTGCTTGGAAACAATGAAGAATACGATGGAGAATCAGCTTTTCAACCTAGTGACTTTCCTTCGACACTGTTGCCTCTTGCCTATCCTGGAAACGATGCTAGTGACTCTTATGCAAAATTTTGTACCCCTGATTCGCTGAAAAACATAAACGTCATGGGAAAGATAGTGTTGTGTGAGGTTGGTAATATAACGCGAGTCAATAAAGGAAAAGCAGTGAAGGCGGCTGGTGGTGTTGCCATGATTCTTATGAATACAGAACTCCTAGCCAACACTACATCCGCGGAGGCACATGTCCTTCCGGTGACACACGTTAGCTATGCAGATGGTCTAAAAATCAAAGAGTATATAAACTCAACATTAATCCCTACTGCAACAATAGTATTCAAGGGAACTGTAGTCGGAGATGATCGTGCTCCGGTGGTTGCTGGATTTTCATCCAGAGGTCCAAATTATGCAAGTCCTGGAATTCTAAAACCGGACATTATTGGTCCTGGTGTTAACATCCTAGCAGCTTGGCATATTTCCTTAGAGAATAACATAAACACGAACTCTTATTTCAACATGATTTCAGGTACCTCAATGTCGTGTCCTCATCTCAGTGGTGTTGCAGCACTGCTAAAAAGTGTCCACCCTGATTGGTCTCCAGCTGCAATTAAGTCAGCAATTATGACAACAGCTGATATCTTAAACCTCGGATTGGACTTCATCGAGGATCAAACGTACAATCCAGCTAGTGTCTTGGCTACGGGTTCAGGCCATGTTAATCCGTCAAAAGCAAATGATCCTGGCCTGATATATGACATAGAACCAGTTGACTACGTACCTTATCTATGTGGTTTAAATTACACAGATGTACAAGTTGGGATCATTTTGAATCGCAAAGTTAGATGTTCAGAGATAACTAGCATCTTAGAAGGTGAACTAAATTATCCATCATTTTCGATCCAAGTCAGTGTCAGCTCAACTGCTCAGATATATTCAAGAACTGTGACGAATGTAGGACAAGCCAACTCAATATACAGTGTTGAAATTGATTCACCACTGGGAGTTGATGTGAAAGTTGAGCCAACTACACTTGTTTTTTCAGAGGTGAACCAAAAGTTGAACTATCAAGTGACTTTTACACCTTCGGGTACTATTCCAAGTACCAGCTATAATCAGGGATCTCTAAAATGGATTTCTGACAAACACATTGTTAGGAGTCCAATTGCTGTGAGATTCCTCTTTTTCTAG